The following DNA comes from Photobacterium sp. DA100.
TGTTTGTTTTAAATAAGTAATTTGCTTTTCTGTCTAAGAGGGAGCATAGCACGGTATGTTTCGGAACCCACTAACTATTGGGATTGATATCGGCCATCACAGCATTAAAGCGGTGGTCTTGCGACAGAAAAAGCCAGAGCTCGAGCTTGTTGCCTTTGCCGAGGTGGAATGGCCCACCCCAGTGTTAAACAACCAGAATAGCGTAAATGCCCCTGCGTTGTTGTCAGCCGTGCGTAAATTAAAGAAAGGGCTGCCCTTTGGCGCGCGGCGGACGGTGCTGGCCCTGCCCGATAGCGCGATCATCAGCAAGGTGATCCAGCTTGACAGCCACCTCACGGAAGAGGAGTCAGTGTTTGCGGTTGAGCAGGCTATTAGCGCCTCGTCGCCGTTCCCTGTCGAAGAGCTCAGGCTGGACTTCTTTCCAATCCCCGCGGAGTCATTTGGCGAGCCGGCACAGACCCACCCGGTTCAGGTTTACGCGGCCCGTAAAGAAACCATCGATAGCCGGGTGGACGCACTGCGCCAAGTCAGGCTTTCCCCGACAGTGGTGGAACTGCAAACCCATGCCTTGGTCTGGCTTGAGCAGTACCAGGCCGAGCGGCTAGGCAGCGAGGGCTGCTGGGGGATGGTCGATATCGGCCAGAGCGCGACGGCGATTGGGATCCGGGTACCGGCCGGCACGGTTTACCGACGAGAACTGGCAATGGGGTGCGAGGCGATGTCGCAGATTGCGCAGACCCTGCCCGTTGGCGGTGGAAACGCCGAACGGGCCGAACAGTTTACCAAGCAGCTGGCCGATCACTTGAAGCGGCAACTGCAGCTCTACAGCACGACCTATCCTCGCTCGCCCCTGCAGGGGATCTGGCTGTCAGGCGGTGGGCAGCACCATGTTATTGAGGAAATGCTGGCAAGGATGCTGTCGATATCCGTCCGCAAGATAGAGCCGCTGTTGGGATTCCGCCGTTCGGCCAAGCTGGATCTTGTGCTGGAAGGCGGCTCCTTCGGCCAATTTGCTGTTGCTGCGGGGCTGGCCATCAGAGGGTGTTGTGAATGATAGCAAAAGTCAATTTACTCCCGTGGCGGGAAGAGGGGAAAAAGCGCTACCGACAGCGCTTCGGCCTGATGCTGGGAGGGGCTGTTGTGGCGGCGGTGTTGCTGGTGGGCATGAGCGGCTGGCTGTTCGATACGCAGCTCGATATCCAGTCGGAACGCAATACCCGGATACAACAGGAAATCAGCGTGCTTGAAAACAAACTCTCGTTGCTGCCGGAGATGGATATCCAGCGAGAAGCCCTGCTCAAGCGGCTGAGCGTGATCACCGATATCCAAAAAGGCCGCAACCATATCACCCAGTTGCTCGGCTTGCTGCCCGGTTTGGTTCCGCAAGGGGTGTATCTCGATGATATCTCGCTGACTGGCGAGCAGGTCAAGTTCAGTGGCAAAGGGGAGTCGAACGGGCATTTGGCTACTCTGTTGGCCAATGCTGAACAATCCGAATGGGTAAGGGATGTCACCATGCACTCGATAGTCCGTGCCAGTGATAAAGAAGCCTTGATCCAGTTTAAGGCGTCGTTTGTGCTGGCCTCATCGCCGGCCAGCAGCGATGGAAGGAGCCGCAATGATTGATTGGCAAGAATTGGAACTTGATGAAATGCCCGATTGGCCGTTGATGGCCCAGGCACTGGTTGTCCTTATCGTGGCCGGTGTAGTGGCATTGGCGGGGTACTGGTATTGGGTCTCCCCCCGGCTGGACAGTCTGGAAGGACTCAAGTCCCAAGAGCAGGAGCTGCGGCTGCAGCTTGTCCGGCGGGCCAACCAGGTGGCGGCGTTGCCGAAAGTCCGTGAGCAGGTGGAGATGTTGCACAGTCGCTACCTGCAAGTAGTGGAGCAGTTGCCCGAAGAGGATGAGCTATCGAGTCTGCTGGCCAGTGTGAATGACATCGGAGTACGCAATGGGCTTGATTTCCAGCGTATTGAATGGGCAGCACGGGTTGAGCACCCGCTGTTTTTCGAATTGCCGCTCCATATCAATGTCGTTGGCCGCTATGAGGATATAGGCCGCTTTGCCGCCGATATTGCCCAGCTGCCTCGCATTGTCTCGCTGAAGGATATCGATCTGCGCCGGAGCCACTCCCAGCCGGGGTTACTGCAGCTTAAGGTGGCGGCAACGACTTATCGTTTCAAGGCACCGTCGATGGAGGGAGCATGACGATCAAGCCAATTCTTTGTCTCGGGCTCTGGCTGGCACTGATGGGGTGCCAAGCCAATGATGACTCAGTCGAGCTGTTTATCAACCAGGCATACCAGCAGGCTGTCGCCCGCGTCGAGCCGCTGGATGAGCAGCCGGTTTTTGTGGCGCAAGTGTTCACGATGAGCAGTGAACGCTCTCCCTTTCAGTTGCCTCACCAGGAGCCTGGTATCCCCGGGTGGGAAGAAGGCAAAGCCTGTTGGCAGCCGAGGCAGAGGGAGCGCTCGTCACCCCTGGAGAGCTTTTCGCTTGATCAGCTCAGTATGCGCGGGGTGATAGGTGGTGGCGGCAAGGAGTGGGCGCTGATCCATACCCCCGATGGTGCGCTGGTCAGGGTAAGGGAAGGAAGTTATGTCGGCAGAAATCATGGCCGGGTAATGGCCGTCACGGCTAATAAGGTGGCCATAGAGCAAATTATGCCGGATGGGGACGGCTGTTGGTTGAAGATCCCCGCGATATTGAAGCTGGCATCGCAAGCACTACCAGAATAGAGATAGAACGGATGACAAGGAAATGGTTGCAGGCCCTGCGGTTGAGATGGGCAAAGAGAGTGGCACGGGGTGGCTGGGGGGTACTGCTCGGCGTGGCGTTGCTGCATGGCCATGCGGTTGCCGCCAACGCGGTCACGCAGATCAGCAGTATCGACTTTTCCCGTAACGTAAAGGGGGACGGCGTGTTGGAGGTGGTGTTGTCGAGCGGGGCCGTTGAGGTCGGTGCTCGGCGGCTGGATAAGCAACTGGTGATCGAGTTGCCGCAGGCAGAGCTGCCCGAGGAGTTGGTCTATGTGCTTGATGTCAAGGAGTTCGGCACCCCGGTACTCGCCGTTGAAACTTTCCAGGTGACAAGCGGTAGCCGGTTGGTACTGGCCGTTGAGGGGGATTACCGCTACGACTACATCACCCGGGATACGGCAGGGAGCACGTCGCTGTTAGTGACGGTACAGCCGGCCGTGCAGCCGCAGGGGGGCAATGGTGGCGGAGCGGGGATCCGCTACGATAGCAAGCCGATTTCGATTAACTTCCAAGATGTGCCG
Coding sequences within:
- the pilM gene encoding type IV pilus assembly protein PilM; protein product: MFRNPLTIGIDIGHHSIKAVVLRQKKPELELVAFAEVEWPTPVLNNQNSVNAPALLSAVRKLKKGLPFGARRTVLALPDSAIISKVIQLDSHLTEEESVFAVEQAISASSPFPVEELRLDFFPIPAESFGEPAQTHPVQVYAARKETIDSRVDALRQVRLSPTVVELQTHALVWLEQYQAERLGSEGCWGMVDIGQSATAIGIRVPAGTVYRRELAMGCEAMSQIAQTLPVGGGNAERAEQFTKQLADHLKRQLQLYSTTYPRSPLQGIWLSGGGQHHVIEEMLARMLSISVRKIEPLLGFRRSAKLDLVLEGGSFGQFAVAAGLAIRGCCE
- a CDS encoding PilN domain-containing protein yields the protein MIAKVNLLPWREEGKKRYRQRFGLMLGGAVVAAVLLVGMSGWLFDTQLDIQSERNTRIQQEISVLENKLSLLPEMDIQREALLKRLSVITDIQKGRNHITQLLGLLPGLVPQGVYLDDISLTGEQVKFSGKGESNGHLATLLANAEQSEWVRDVTMHSIVRASDKEALIQFKASFVLASSPASSDGRSRND
- the pilO gene encoding type 4a pilus biogenesis protein PilO, which gives rise to MIDWQELELDEMPDWPLMAQALVVLIVAGVVALAGYWYWVSPRLDSLEGLKSQEQELRLQLVRRANQVAALPKVREQVEMLHSRYLQVVEQLPEEDELSSLLASVNDIGVRNGLDFQRIEWAARVEHPLFFELPLHINVVGRYEDIGRFAADIAQLPRIVSLKDIDLRRSHSQPGLLQLKVAATTYRFKAPSMEGA
- a CDS encoding pilus assembly protein PilP, translating into MTIKPILCLGLWLALMGCQANDDSVELFINQAYQQAVARVEPLDEQPVFVAQVFTMSSERSPFQLPHQEPGIPGWEEGKACWQPRQRERSSPLESFSLDQLSMRGVIGGGGKEWALIHTPDGALVRVREGSYVGRNHGRVMAVTANKVAIEQIMPDGDGCWLKIPAILKLASQALPE